In the Limanda limanda chromosome 10, fLimLim1.1, whole genome shotgun sequence genome, one interval contains:
- the hs3st1 gene encoding heparan sulfate glucosamine 3-O-sulfotransferase 1 codes for MAAMLLGLLLFAIQSPPIPSRPMADQGPPSPPTSMPADNGTAGHPNGTAQQLPQIIIIGVRKGGTRALIEMLSLHSAVAAAQNEVHFFDWESHFQKGLPWYLSQMPYAFPEQLTVEKTPAYFTSSVVPKRIHQMNPDIKLLLILRDPTERVLSDYTQVFYNRLQKHKRYQPIESVLVKDGEINLGYKALNRSLYYVHMQNWLQYFPLESIHVVDGDELIRDPFPEMKKVERFLKLEPQINASNFYFNKTKGFYCLRDHGRERCLHDSKGRAHPHVTPVILQKLYQFFHEPNKRFFELVGRTFNWK; via the coding sequence ATGGCAGCCATGCTCCTTGGGCTGCTGCTCTTTGCAATACAGTCTCCCCCCATCCCCTCGAGGCCGATGGCTGACCAGGGCCCACCCTCACCTCCCACCTCAATGCCCGCCGACAACGGGACCGCCGGCCACCCGAACGGCACCGCCCAGCAGCTTCCTCAGATCATCATCATCGGGGTGAGGAAGGGGGGGACGCGGGCGCTGATCGAGATGCTCAGCCTGCACAGCGCGGTGGCGGCGGCTCAGAACGAGGTGCACTTCTTTGACTGGGAGAGCCACTTCCAGAAGGGCTTGCCCTGGTATCTCAGCCAGATGCCCTACGCCTTCCCCGAGCAGCTGACGGTGGAGAAGACGCCGGCCTACTTCACCTCCAGCGTGGTGCCCAAGCGCATCCATCAGATGAACCCTGACATCAAGCTGCTGCTCATCCTCCGAGACCCCACGGAGCGCGTGCTCTCGGACTACACCCAGGTCTTCTACAACCGCCTGCAGAAGCACAAGCGCTACCAGCCCATCGAGTCGGTGCTGGTGAAGGATGGCGAGATCAACCTGGGATACAAGGCTCTGAACCGCAGCCTGTACTACGTGCACATGCAGAACTGGCTGCAGTACTTCCCGCTGGAGAGCATTCACGTGGTGGACGGGGACGAGTTGATCAGGGATCCCTTTCCCGAGATGAAGAAGGTCGAGCGATTCCTTAAGCTGGAGCCGCAGATAAACGCTTCCAATTTTTACTTCAACAAAACAAAGGGATTCTACTGTTTGAGGGACCACGGGCGAGAGAGGTGTTTACACGACTCCAAAGGCAGAGCTCACCCTCACGTGACGCCTGTCATCCTGCAGAAACTCTACCAGTTCTTTCACGAACCCAACAAGAGGTTCTTTGAGCTGGTGGGTCGGACATTCAACTGGAAATGA